In Gemmatimonadetes bacterium T265, one DNA window encodes the following:
- a CDS encoding hypothetical protein (frameshifted, insertion at around 1742781), translating into MCDVGVAPPALALVVCTRDRAARLAPTLDALGALRAAHVWELVLVDNGSRDATPALLARFAAEAARAPQVPGAPAAVTVVREETPGLARARNAGVAAARAPLLCFTDDDCYPAADFLDRWAEVFVDPAVGYGGGRVLLHDPADYPITVRTDETAFRIHPHRYVWPGLVQGANMAFRRAVVCAAGAFDPAMGPGAPFNCEDVDMAARASALGVAGGYFPGPTVRHHHGRRAGPGVAALERSYTRGRGAYHAALLLRPGSRRIGARAWALLLRDGVRGRTRGYASRVVGELIGGAHYVTRYATRPGARRTARGAPGGDRPC; encoded by the coding sequence GTGTGTGACGTCGGGGTGGCGCCGCCCGCGCTCGCGCTCGTCGTCTGCACGCGCGACCGCGCCGCGCGCCTCGCCCCGACGCTGGACGCGCTCGGCGCGCTGCGCGCCGCGCACGTGTGGGAGCTGGTGCTCGTCGACAACGGCTCGCGCGACGCGACGCCCGCGCTGCTCGCGCGCTTCGCCGCCGAGGCCGCGCGCGCGCCGCAGGTGCCCGGCGCGCCCGCGGCCGTCACCGTCGTGCGTGAGGAGACGCCCGGGCTCGCGCGGGCGCGCAACGCCGGGGTGGCCGCGGCGCGCGCCCCGCTGCTCTGCTTCACCGACGACGACTGCTACCCGGCCGCCGACTTCCTCGACCGGTGGGCCGAGGTGTTCGTCGACCCGGCCGTCGGCTACGGGGGCGGCCGGGTGCTGCTGCACGACCCCGCCGACTACCCGATCACGGTCCGCACCGACGAGACCGCGTTCCGGATCCACCCGCACCGGTACGTCTGGCCCGGGCTCGTCCAGGGCGCGAACATGGCGTTCCGCCGCGCGGTGGTGTGCGCGGCCGGCGCCTTCGACCCCGCGATGGGGCCGGGCGCGCCATTCAACTGCGAGGACGTCGACATGGCCGCGCGCGCGAGTGCGCTCGGCGTCGCGGGCGGCTACTTCCCGGGGCCGACCGTGCGCCACCACCACGGCCGCCGCGCGGGGCCGGGCGTGGCGGCGCTCGAGCGCTCGTACACGCGCGGGCGCGGCGCGTACCACGCGGCCCTGCTGCTCCGCCCGGGGTCGCGGCGGATCGGCGCGCGCGCCTGGGCCCTGCTGCTGCGCGACGGCGTGCGCGGGCGCACCCGCGGGTATGCGTCGCGCGTCGTCGGTGAGCTGATCGGCGGGGCGCACTACGTGACGCGGTACGCGACGCGCCCCGGCGCCCGCCGCACGGCCCGGGGCGCCCCGGGGGGCGACCGCCCGTGCTGA
- a CDS encoding TadC protein translates to MMLTLVAFVGLLAAAAGAAAYALLAERQRRTVLARAGGFGANALVLQAPRAGVAERLTRQLARRLPTRWAARGAITQTLVHAGFDGASAPLVYTAARVAAVTIPPLLALVLAPRDNRLYYVALVACAAVAGLLGPAAVVQNLARGRQERLQRQLPDCLDLLVVCVEAGVSLDAAMMRVARELATVHPELSAELLQVTRRVNAGVAREQALHGMYQRTGVQELRALVANMIQSEKWGTSIATVLRVYAEGLRRRRKQAAEKKAATSPLKMMIPLALFIFPVIFVVLLGPAILKMGDLFENTH, encoded by the coding sequence ATGATGCTGACGTTGGTCGCGTTCGTCGGCCTGCTGGCCGCGGCGGCGGGCGCCGCCGCCTACGCGCTGCTCGCCGAGCGCCAGCGCCGCACGGTGCTCGCCCGCGCGGGCGGCTTCGGGGCGAACGCGCTCGTGCTCCAGGCGCCGCGCGCGGGCGTCGCCGAGCGGCTGACGCGGCAGCTCGCCCGCCGGCTGCCCACGCGCTGGGCCGCCCGCGGCGCGATCACGCAGACGCTGGTGCACGCGGGCTTCGACGGGGCGTCGGCGCCGCTCGTCTACACCGCGGCGCGCGTGGCGGCGGTGACCATCCCGCCGCTGCTCGCGCTCGTGCTCGCGCCGCGGGACAACCGGCTCTACTACGTCGCGCTCGTGGCGTGCGCCGCGGTGGCGGGGCTGCTCGGCCCGGCGGCGGTGGTGCAGAACCTCGCCCGCGGGCGCCAGGAGCGGCTGCAGCGGCAGCTCCCCGACTGCCTCGACCTGCTGGTGGTGTGCGTCGAGGCCGGCGTGAGCCTCGACGCGGCGATGATGCGCGTCGCGCGCGAGCTGGCGACCGTGCACCCCGAGCTCTCGGCCGAGCTGCTGCAGGTCACGCGGCGCGTGAACGCGGGCGTGGCCCGCGAGCAGGCGCTCCACGGCATGTACCAGCGCACCGGCGTGCAGGAGCTGCGCGCGCTCGTGGCCAACATGATCCAGAGCGAGAAGTGGGGCACGTCGATCGCGACGGTGCTGCGCGTCTACGCCGAGGGGCTGCGGCGCCGGCGCAAGCAGGCCGCGGAGAAGAAGGCCGCCACGTCGCCGCTGAAGATGATGATCCCGCTCGCGCTGTTCATCTTCCCGGTCATCTTCGTGGTGCTGCTGGGGCCCGCGATCCTGAAGATGGGCGACCTGTTCGAGAACACGCACTGA
- the tadA_2 gene encoding secretion system protein TadA, protein MGVSLRDRLLSRAGGYTPTPSAPQAAAAPGPAPAPAPGGSMMNARRESDAPMSAVDALKVELHRQLIERLDLEALERIPDPEAATQQIRQAVAGLLRADQTPLSQSQRDDVVDQIVYEVVGLGPIEPLFRDRTVSDILINGPKNVYVERGGRLSRALVTFRDDAHLLAVIDRIVSRVGRRVDEASPMVDARLPDGSRVNAIIPPLALDGPVMSIRRFGAEITMQNLVERGALTDEMAVLLAGCVRARLNVLVAGGTGAGKTTLLNALSSFIPAHERVVTIEDAAELRLQQEHVVRLETRPPNSEGRGEVLSRDLVKNALRMRPDRIIVGEVRGAEALDMLQAMNTGHEGSLTTVHANTPRDAIARLETMILFAGTALPTRAMREQISSALDVVVQASRLSDGTRRVTSIAEVANMEGEVITMQEIYRFRRRGISSEGKVMGQFEATGVRPLFVDRLKLAGVEIPPHLFAEK, encoded by the coding sequence ATGGGCGTCAGTCTCCGCGACCGCCTGCTCAGCCGCGCGGGCGGCTACACCCCCACGCCGAGCGCGCCGCAGGCGGCCGCCGCGCCGGGGCCCGCCCCGGCGCCGGCCCCGGGCGGCAGCATGATGAACGCGCGCCGCGAGTCGGACGCGCCGATGAGCGCGGTCGACGCGCTCAAGGTCGAGCTGCACCGCCAGCTCATCGAGCGGCTCGACCTCGAGGCGCTCGAGCGCATCCCCGACCCCGAGGCCGCGACGCAGCAGATCCGCCAGGCGGTCGCGGGGCTGCTCCGCGCCGACCAGACCCCGCTCAGCCAGTCGCAGCGCGACGACGTCGTCGACCAGATCGTCTACGAGGTCGTCGGGCTCGGGCCGATCGAGCCGCTCTTCCGCGACCGCACGGTGAGCGACATCCTCATCAACGGCCCCAAGAACGTCTACGTCGAGCGCGGCGGGCGGCTCTCGCGCGCGCTCGTCACCTTCCGCGACGACGCGCACCTGCTCGCGGTGATCGACCGCATCGTGAGCCGCGTCGGGCGGCGCGTCGACGAGGCGAGCCCGATGGTCGACGCGCGCCTCCCCGACGGCTCGCGCGTCAACGCGATCATCCCGCCGCTCGCCCTCGACGGGCCGGTGATGTCGATCCGGCGCTTCGGCGCCGAGATCACGATGCAGAACCTCGTCGAGCGCGGCGCGCTCACCGACGAGATGGCGGTGCTGCTCGCGGGCTGCGTGCGGGCGCGGCTCAACGTGCTCGTCGCCGGCGGCACGGGCGCGGGCAAGACGACGCTCCTCAACGCGCTCTCCTCGTTCATCCCCGCCCACGAGCGCGTCGTGACGATCGAGGACGCGGCCGAGCTGCGGCTGCAGCAGGAGCACGTCGTACGGCTGGAGACGCGGCCGCCCAACAGCGAGGGCCGCGGCGAGGTGTTGTCGCGCGACCTCGTGAAGAACGCGCTCCGCATGCGCCCCGACCGGATCATCGTCGGCGAGGTGCGCGGCGCCGAGGCGCTCGACATGCTGCAGGCGATGAACACGGGGCACGAGGGGTCGCTCACCACCGTGCACGCCAACACGCCGCGCGACGCGATCGCGCGCCTCGAGACGATGATCCTCTTCGCCGGCACCGCGCTGCCCACGCGCGCGATGCGCGAGCAGATCTCGTCGGCGCTCGACGTCGTCGTCCAGGCGTCGCGCCTCTCGGACGGGACGCGCCGCGTGACGAGCATCGCGGAGGTCGCGAACATGGAGGGCGAGGTCATCACGATGCAGGAGATCTACCGCTTCCGCCGCCGCGGCATCTCGTCGGAGGGGAAGGTCATGGGCCAGTTCGAGGCGACGGGCGTGCGCCCGCTGTTCGTCGACCGGCTCAAGCTCGCCGGCGTCGAGATCCCGCCCCACCTGTTCGCCGAGAAGTGA
- a CDS encoding glucose-1-phosphate adenylyltransferase, whose product MLNAARMQRPKVLALVLAGGAGSRLGPLTARRAKPALPFAGVYRLVDFALTNCVHSGLGDVWVVEQYQPHAINDHLLNGRPWDLDRNVGGLRILPPFTGARGEGFAAGNADVLWRSRDLLREFAPDQLVVMSADHVERVDLREVLDAHRDASARVTLVTTEVAAEDAHRFGIVAVDGGGRVTAFDSKPERPRGTTAATEVFVYDAPHLLATLDRLHADVVRDAGGDDAAHLGDFGDHLLPALVAEGGARAFPHAGYWRDVGTVESYWRGHMDLLGERPALVLDDPAWPVRTAAAARMPARVARTAAVDDALLSPGAAVAGRVERSVLGPGVVVEAGAEVRESVLLDGAVVRRGARVTRAVVDLGAVVAAGAVVGRGSGEPAVVGAGE is encoded by the coding sequence TTGCTGAACGCGGCCCGCATGCAGCGTCCCAAAGTGCTCGCCCTCGTCCTCGCCGGCGGCGCGGGCTCACGCCTCGGCCCGCTCACCGCGCGCCGCGCGAAGCCCGCACTCCCCTTCGCCGGCGTCTACCGGCTCGTCGACTTCGCGCTCACCAACTGCGTCCACAGCGGGCTCGGCGACGTGTGGGTCGTGGAGCAGTACCAGCCGCACGCGATCAACGACCACCTGCTGAACGGGCGCCCGTGGGACCTGGACCGCAACGTCGGCGGCCTGCGCATTCTGCCGCCGTTCACGGGCGCGCGAGGCGAGGGGTTCGCCGCGGGGAACGCCGACGTGCTCTGGCGCTCGCGCGACCTGCTCCGGGAGTTCGCGCCCGACCAGCTCGTCGTGATGAGCGCGGACCACGTGGAGCGCGTCGACTTGCGCGAGGTGCTCGACGCGCACCGCGACGCGTCGGCGCGCGTCACGCTCGTGACGACCGAGGTCGCCGCCGAGGACGCGCACCGCTTCGGGATCGTCGCCGTGGACGGGGGCGGGCGCGTGACCGCGTTCGACTCGAAGCCCGAGCGCCCGCGCGGGACGACCGCGGCGACGGAGGTGTTCGTCTACGACGCGCCGCACCTGCTCGCGACGCTCGACCGGCTACACGCCGACGTCGTGCGCGACGCGGGCGGGGACGACGCCGCGCACCTCGGCGACTTCGGCGACCACCTGCTGCCGGCGCTCGTCGCGGAGGGCGGGGCGCGGGCGTTCCCGCACGCGGGCTACTGGCGCGACGTGGGGACCGTGGAGAGCTACTGGCGGGGCCACATGGATCTGTTAGGCGAGCGGCCGGCGCTCGTGCTCGACGACCCCGCGTGGCCGGTGCGCACGGCGGCGGCGGCGCGGATGCCGGCGCGCGTGGCGCGCACGGCCGCGGTGGACGACGCGCTCCTCTCGCCGGGCGCGGCGGTCGCCGGGCGGGTCGAGCGGTCGGTGCTGGGCCCCGGGGTCGTCGTCGAGGCGGGGGCCGAAGTGCGGGAGAGCGTGCTGCTCGACGGCGCGGTGGTGCGGCGGGGGGCGCGGGTGACGCGGGCCGTGGTCGACCTGGGGGCGGTCGTGGCGGCGGGCGCGGTGGTCGGACGCGGCAGCGGAGAGCCGGCGGTCGTCGGCGCGGGCGAGTAG